From the genome of Pirellulales bacterium:
TCTGGTTGAGCCCTGCTGCTCGCCGATTTCGCATGTACAACTAGCGAACGGCAATTGCTTAGCCCTGGAGCGCTTCGCATGTAGTTCTGCAGCAGCGCGACTCTTTTGCCCTCCGCTAATCGCTTATCGACTGCTGTTTGAACTAGGAGAACTCGCTTGAATACGAAACGAACCACGATCGTGCTGGCTGCTATGCTGTGTCTGATTGCCGCTCCAGTGTGTGCTGAGTCTCTCTATGTCTCCGTTGACAATTACCCGACCGAAGCTGTCGACCGAGTTAGTTCCAACGGCACCGTAGGCCTCTTTGCCACGCTGCCCTCGGATGCAGAATATTTTGGCGAGGCTTTTGACGGCAACGGCAATCTCTACGTCGTGGGTTCTCTTGGCCCAATCCAAAAAATCACCCCGAGCGGGACCGTGAGCCTCTATGCCACGATCCCGACCTCTTTCAACACCTTCCCCTTCCTTCTTGACATGGCCTTTGACGGCAACGGCAATCTCTATGCTGCCGACAACGCCGCCAACGGCGGTAACGGTCAAATCTACAAGATCACCTCCGCCGCCGTGAGTATCTTCGCGACCGTGCCCGGCGGTGCTGCGGGTCTGGCGTTCGACGGCAGCGGCAACCTCTACGCGACGGGTGGCAACGAAATCTACAAGATTACCTCCGCAGGTGTCGTGAGCAACTTTGCGACCCTCCCCTCGATTCCTCTCGATCTAGCCTTTGATGGCACTGGCAATCTCTTCGCATCAACAGAAGGCAACATCAGTCAGATCAGCAAGATCACCCCGGCCGGAATCGTGAGCCTCTTCGCGTCACTGCCTGCCGACTCAAACAGTGCTGCCGGTCTGGCCTTCGACGCCGGCGGCAATCTTCTCGTCGCGGAGGAAATTGGCACGATTAGTGAGATTGCTCCCAACGGCACGGTGAGTACATTTGCAAGTGGCATCCCTGACGCGACATATCTCGCATTCGGCCCCGACCCCGTGCCGGAGCCATCCTCATTCGCACTCGCCGGCCTCGGCATTCTCGGCTTGATTGGCTGTGTTCTGCGAAGACGCCGACAGCACCAATATGTACCCATCCTTGCCGCATTGCTATGTGTAGCTGCAGTCTCACCAGCGCTGGCCATCACCTACACCACGTTCGATTACAGTGGTCCTGGCGCACTCGGCGGCGATGAGTTTGGGGTTGCCGGCGGCTTCCGCGGGATTTCCGATGGCAACGTTGTCGGAAACGATTACACAGGCTCTCCCGGAACTCCCAGCTATCAAAGCTTCATCTACAACGGCTCTTCGTATACCACGCTACCGGAACCACCTGGAATAAGTAATATCTCTGCGTTGGGAATTTCCGGCGGCAATATTGTCGGGCAATACAACGACGCTTCCGGTACAGCACACGGATTCCTCTATAACGGTTCTTCCTACACGACGCTCGACGATCCCAAGGCGATACCGGGCGGTGAGACGCAAGCTTGGGGGGTTTCCGGGAGCACAGTCGTCGGGTTTTACTTTGGCTCGGACGGTTATCACGGTTTCCTCTACAGCAGTTCGACCTACACGACGCTCGACGATCCGTCGGCGCCGGGGCATGACACTTATTCATTCGGGATTTCCGGCAGCAACATTGTCGGAACTTATGTGGACTCTTCCGGTGTAATCCATGGGTTCCTCTATAATGGCACGAACTGGACAACGCTCGACGATCCGTCGGCCGTACCAAATGGACAAACCATTGCCCAAGGAATTTCCGGCGGAAACATCGTGGGGACATCCTTTGATTCATCATCTGGTATCACCCACGGTTTCCTCTACGATGGTTCGACCTACACGACGCTGGATGGTCCATTAGGAACGTGGGCAAGCTCCTATGCCACTGGCATCGACGGCGACACCATTATCGGCGGTTACTTCGACGCATCGGGGGAGCACGGCTTCATAGCAACCGTGCCGGAACCATCAACGTTCGTGCTAGCCGCCTTGGGATTCGGCGCGCTGGTGTGGATCGCGCGGCGTAGAAGTTTTTCGGACCCGGATCGAAACGTATCCGTGACATGCGCGTTCCTGTAAAAACTTAAAAAACTTTTTCGATGTCGTGAGACAACCTCGCGCTAACTGTCGCATGACATACAGGATGCGTGAAAATACGTCCGAACTGTTCGATCGGTGATCAATGAATGATGTCGCTTATTAATAGCGGTGAATGCAATTTTCCTGGCGCGGTTGGTTAAAGTGGGTTCAGATCTGCTCGGCTTTTAGACCTCTGGACGACTTATGCACTCGCCCCGGTCACTGCCGCCAGGACCGTTTGGTTGCTGGTCGGTGTTCTTTCGCGATCGGGTTTCTTACCAGAATGAACCTCGACAAGAGTGGCGCACCCAATGCTTGACTAAGATCGTCTCAAAGCCCTGCACGGAAAGCGCTTGGATCGGTTGATGGACTGCATATGAACCGACGAAAAATTTACGTCTCAATTAGGAAAAATAGTATGACCTGTCATTTGAGACGGCTGGGGATGGGATTGATCGTGGCTTCAGCGGCTTCGCTAGTTCAAGCCAATTCCTATGTTTGGACCAACAGCTCCGGTGGCGATTGGAATGCCGGACTTCCTAGTGGAAATAATTG
Proteins encoded in this window:
- a CDS encoding PEP-CTERM sorting domain-containing protein, with the translated sequence MNTKRTTIVLAAMLCLIAAPVCAESLYVSVDNYPTEAVDRVSSNGTVGLFATLPSDAEYFGEAFDGNGNLYVVGSLGPIQKITPSGTVSLYATIPTSFNTFPFLLDMAFDGNGNLYAADNAANGGNGQIYKITSAAVSIFATVPGGAAGLAFDGSGNLYATGGNEIYKITSAGVVSNFATLPSIPLDLAFDGTGNLFASTEGNISQISKITPAGIVSLFASLPADSNSAAGLAFDAGGNLLVAEEIGTISEIAPNGTVSTFASGIPDATYLAFGPDPVPEPSSFALAGLGILGLIGCVLRRRRQHQYVPILAALLCVAAVSPALAITYTTFDYSGPGALGGDEFGVAGGFRGISDGNVVGNDYTGSPGTPSYQSFIYNGSSYTTLPEPPGISNISALGISGGNIVGQYNDASGTAHGFLYNGSSYTTLDDPKAIPGGETQAWGVSGSTVVGFYFGSDGYHGFLYSSSTYTTLDDPSAPGHDTYSFGISGSNIVGTYVDSSGVIHGFLYNGTNWTTLDDPSAVPNGQTIAQGISGGNIVGTSFDSSSGITHGFLYDGSTYTTLDGPLGTWASSYATGIDGDTIIGGYFDASGEHGFIATVPEPSTFVLAALGFGALVWIARRRSFSDPDRNVSVTCAFL